The Oncorhynchus clarkii lewisi isolate Uvic-CL-2024 chromosome 12, UVic_Ocla_1.0, whole genome shotgun sequence genome segment ccacctccaaattgatcccgctccagagtacaggcctcggtgtaacgctcattctttcgacgataaacacgaatccaaaCATCACCCCTGgtaagacaaaaccgcgactcgtcagtgaagagcactttttgccagtcctgtctggtccagcgacagtgggtttgtgctcataggcaacgttgttgccggtgatgtctggtgaggacctgccttacaacaggcctacaagccctcagtccagcctctctcagcctattgcggacagtctgagcactgatggagggattgtgcgttccgggtgtaactcgggcagttgttgttgccatcttgtacctgtcccacaggtgtgatgttcggatgtaccgatcctgtgcaggttttgttacacgtggtcttccactgcgaggacgatcagctgtccgtcctgtagcactgtcttaggcgtctcacagtacagacattgcaattcattgccctagccacatctgcaatcctcatgcctccttgcagaatGCCTATGCCACAtttacgcagatgagcagggaccctgggcatctttcttttggtgtttttcagaatcagtagaaaggcctctttagtgtcctaagttttcatatctgtaagctgttagtgtcttcacaaccgttccacaggtgcatgttcattaattgtttatggttcaatgaacaagcatgggaaacagtgtttgaaccctttacaatgaagatctgttaagttatttggatttttactaattatctttgaaagacagggtcctgaaaaggggacctTCCCTTTTTCGCTGAGTTTATGATTCCGGCCCTTGTCTCTGTGATAAAACCATTGCTATCAGTGTTTAATGATAGTGTTATTAGATATGGTTTTGAATTGTTTAATCAAATATTCTCAATTGCTAATACTTTATGGCCTGCAGGTCACTTGGTTTGGGAAACCTTTTGGCCCTAATCACGATTTATCATCAATCGGGCTACAAGCTCCAAGCCCTAGACCCAATTCCCCTCTGTAAGAGGCAGGTGCAGTCTACACCCAGTACAATCACTTGGACCTTGGCACTAATCCTTAAGCAGTTGGCTGGGCTCCAGTGGTCACTCAGACCAGCCACAGGAGGCAGGCACAAACCCAGCCTGTACACTGACCCCACCACCCTTAATTATTAATTACACTGCTCTGATCATGTCTAGAAACGCCCGCTGCGTTGTCTAATTGCCTGCTGGGTTGACAAGGTCAGTTCTGAGACTGAAAAGCCGAAATCACACCAATAAAAAGGCGCGACTAAGCCAAACTAGGCTAATGGGGCTGGCCTCGTTACACATTCACTAGAAGTTATATTCACTATAGTTGCTGAGCCAGCACAGTGGGGTTTAGGTCGGCCCTAAAGTGTGATCCAGGGAAGGGCGAGAGGCTAGTGAAGCATCCTTATTAGGACCATAATCAGACCAAACTCCCTCAGTTATCTAGCTCCCATCTTGCTGCTGGATGGTAGACAGGGAATACCTAGCCAGTtgcttaaccactaggctacctgccgtcccaaaAAGAGAGAGCAAGTGAAAGAGACAAAGATGGAGTGAGAGTCAGCTACCGTTGATGAATGAAAATCTCTGGGTTTTATACAGAGCCAGTGGGGCTCATCCTCGAAGTAGATTCTAATGAGCCGGGGtctgtattcacaaagcatctcagagtagaaaTGCTGTTGTCGGGATCAGTTCCAACCTCTTATTTATTAAGACTTAAAAGGCCAAACTGaccctaaatcagcactcctaacACAAGAGGCAAACAAAtccacagacatcattcaagctCTCTTTTTATTGATCAAGATGAACAGGTTTAAAAATCAGAACAAAAAAAGATCAATTCAAATCTCACTATATTTTACAGTAAGGGCTAGAGAGATCAGTCAGTGGGTGTGAGATCTGGTgggtgggaaggagagaggagagaaagagatgctcCTGACTAACATTGTACAAACACTTCCCAAACTGATTTCCCAAAAAAAGTCAAACCGTGAAAGAGTGGAAACCTGACATTACAAACCAAAACAAGCACGGTTTTTATTTGTCCTAAACTGCATGAGCAACAGAACATAGATAAAAGCCTTAATGTACCATTCTACCTCAGCAGCTACTAGACAAGGTCCTTTATATCAGAAACGATGAAGGAAAGAAATACAACAGAAAACTGAATGAAGAATGTCTGGTCCTGCGCTAAAAATGTGATCTTCCAAAAAAAACAACAGGAGGACAATAGAGGGCACCTTTACACACGTGTCTTTTGTTGTGATTTAGATGTCACAGTTGTTTTAATAAGCCACTACATCTGTGGTTCACCTTGTTTTAAGCAGCGCAGAGACAGGTTCAGGGTGGAGCGACAGGTGGTCTTCAGATCTTCCTCCTCCAGATTTCCCAGCGTCCCCTGGGGTGCACAAACGGTCAAAGAGGTGACACATTAGCAAAGATCCTGGTAACACAGCTTGTAGCAGCCACAAGCTGTTATCATCAACTATACATACAGAAATCCCCCTATAGACATGTCACAGAGGAATGGTAACTAATCTAACGAACTGGAAAATAAACTAAAACTAACACTAGCAAACATTGGGGAAAACTAAATTGCATTTTTGGAGCAGGGAACATCCTGGAATTTTGTGGACGTTTCTCCAACAGCCCTTTAATGTTAGTGGACATTAGCTGACGATGGCCGCCCTGCTCTTCACACTCAGTTTGGGACACAGTATAAGGCAATAGAACTCAACTTTAAAAGCTTTAACCATCCTATTTTGAGATTATGGAACCTGCTTGATATCCCCTTTACCATAAAATGAACTGTAGACAAACCTAAACTGAGGAATGTTAGTTGGATGATAGATATAACAATCAATATCAAACATGGGCCAAAATTAAGTGTTTTCAATTAACAGCATGTAAATAATAGAAATTGGTACACTTTCAAAGTCAATGAAGTCCTGAAAGGCAGGTCCACTAATAAGTACCACATCTAATTAAACTAGACAGCTGGAGGATATCAAACAAGTTCACCTGTACctcttatcatcatcatcatcacttccTGATAATAAATACTTCAAAACAACCTTTAAAAGATGAAAAAAACACCAAAAAAAGCAAAGGAGAAACCAAAAAACAATACACATCAAGCTTTAGTCATGATAAAGAGCAGTAAGCTCACAGGCAACAGCATTCAGTAGAAATGGATGTGGGTAGAGAAAGGAGTACCTGGGTGAGTACCTGAATAGTTTGACAGTTTGATCCTTGAGGGTTTATTAATTTGCCTTTTTCTTTCATGAGGTCGCTCACTCACTCAACACCAACGCTGTGTGAGGTATGGAAGTCAGCTGCAATCATTCATTAACCCCTACCCTTCCATCATCAGCCCAATGCTAACCAACACACTGTGTTACAATACATATCAGAGAACAGAGAGCTGTATATAGAACACAATATCCATGGCAGTGGGAGAAAAAATGGTTTTAGACTGTGCATTCAGTAGGTCAAAGAAATAGTATGGATCCTTCCATATATAGCTTCACTTTACTTAAAGTATCTGTAAAAtgcagtgtgtctatgtgtggatACATGTCCACATTTCTAGACAAACAGTcactttaatttaatttaatttaattccaTAGGCTATGAAAATCGACATATTAAAAGACATGGTTACTGCCACCATCactgaagagaaaaaaaatatacaagAGGCAATACAGGCAGAAAGAAATGCTTGGATTTAAATTTAGAAGAGATTTTTGTCCAATAGACCAAATATAGAGATATATAatatgtatgcatgtatataACCGATACAAAACGAGGGGTACCTCCAGGTATGTTTTTCAGGACTACACTGGTCTTTCCCTCTGGGCTTTGTGACCTCTGTTTCTACCTTCTTCTCTCATCATCGGTCTAGCTCCATCTTCAGTGCATACTTACGATGCACTATATCCAAAACAACAGGATAAAGATACAACATACAAATCAAAGGCAATAGAACTGAAAGtaaacagggggagaggagaacaggagggggaggTTTGAGAGGGAAGatgggggaggggtgtgtgttttGAGAGCCAGGATGACGGGGGAGGGCGCACTTACCTGAGCCTGATCTGAGGTCCTATCAGATCAGTTTTAATTGGACTGAGTGTCACCTTCAGAATGGAGTTCGTCTTGAGCAGCCCCGTTGACCCTGGCCAGAAGGGCCAGGCCCAGAGTGGAGGCAGGAGCCTCAGTCTCCACGGGCCCAGGCTTGGCCACGTCAGAGGAAGGCTTGTCATCCTCTAACACCTCGTCCTTCTTGGAGctgcttctcctctcctccggctCCTTACGctctgggagggatggaggtatgaaACAGTCATGACAAAGACTTCTAGAGTAGGACACACTTCAGATCACACTGAATTCAGTAGGGACCATTATGGTCCAAATGTTGTTGCATCACCAGCTCAATCACAAGTGTGGAGTCACTAAACCAAACGTGGGTAAAAGGTCTAGTCAGGGATTTTTCTGCCGTTTAAATCTTTGGGCGGGCCGCCTAAGTGTTTTTCAGGCCACCTAAGTCCAATCTGTAAATTTTAGGGATGGAAACCGCTTCGGTGTAAACTTAAACGACAAACCAAATAGAGTATTTAGAATAAATAATAGGGAAAGAAATGGTAGTCTTTGAGATCTAACAATCACCAAAAGAAAAGctagacagtcgaggagaatttaaaaaatatgaatttagCAGTATTGATTTTATGTTTGAGTAAAAGAGCACCGCATTAGCAATGGCAAAATgaatagaattgcaagaaattagctttaaaacaaacattttctcGCAGCTCAATGGGGAAATTTGTATAACTAAGAAATTCACTTAAATtcaaacatttctctacaccgCCTCTAAAATATTCTCTAAAATTCAGCCACGCCGACGGATGGACCGCACGCATTGCCACGTCCACCACCTAAGCCCCTTTTAGATTCAGAAAAAAAACCTGCTATTGCTGCAAGAAACCTGCAAGATCTGAGTTGTGATTATTCTAAATGTGTTTGACAACTTTTGTCCCATGTCTCACCTTTGTCTCTGGACGTCCTGTCCTTGTCCCGGCTGCGGCTCCGGTGGCGGTGAGACTTGCGCTCCGAGCTGCGGGACCTCTTCCTCTCACGGCTGCGGGAGCGCCGTTTCCTGTCCGAACGCTCCCGGCTGCGCCGCCTCTCCCGGTCCCTGTCCCGGCTTCTGTGGAAAAACACAGGACACAGGAACATGTTAATCCACGACACACTCAAGAGCAGAGCAGTGGAACGTTCAACGAGTGAGAGTTTTTCACAAACACATGAACTGTGATACCTGATTAACATTATAGGGCCAGGCAGAACTGTACTGGGCTGGTTAACCCCCTAAGGTCGATGTCCGCACCCCACGgaaaactaattagcataataataataataatatctccATAAAAATATTTCAGATTAAGGTAGAGATATGTTGTTTTTGCaatggatgtgtctcaatccactgcatccaccTATGTTAACACTTCTGCATCTGCAGTGatgcggtgtttgtcagaccatgagacatcccgaaaaatcACTCTTCTCGCAAaatcgtctgtagcgtccgaactactatgacccctctatggaaagatgagactggcatgaacacgatggtgttctccgttttgctctacgatccccacaagcgtcttgggactCGTCAGAAGTCATTACAGCCAaactgccaacttctgtctgtagcatccaaacAGTTTGGGGTACACACTAATATGTAAAAGGTGAGCCTCAAGAACATGTCTGTTGTTCTGCTCTAAGGCCTCAAGACTGGTCTGAAGGACCACCGGTACCAGTTGAAAACATttatggaagtatatatggactGTTAATTGgaaaaaataaggggttaaatacatgtttaaaaataaaataataatctctcaatgtaggacagacacttcagtaCAAACTACCTTCAGATGTCTTTTTGGGACCATTTGtttttccatgtagtgaatctgttattcaatgcgtttgtataGGCTAATAGGAGTAAGGCCAAAAAATGTTTTCATCAAATAtgtttaacatttattttaagaaagtgtgATACAAGGAGTCTTAAAATaccaaatcaaatagcaaaataatATTTGGTATGACCTTAACACAATTCCTTATAGCTTAGTAGACCCCCTCCCCcagcttagactcttatgggttaaGCATCCACCGTAGTTGCTGGGACCGTGCTGGaaaataccatttgaaaggaaaatgAACGAGCCAGCACAGTACAGTTGGGGGTCGACCTATAGTGTGAATCAGCCATAAGACTAGTCTACgtgccatacagtacagtacctgctACGTTTGCGCTCCCTCTCCTTGCTCCTGGACCGCCGGCGTTCCCGGGAACGACTCCTCTTACGGTCCGACGCCCGGCTGGAGTGGCGGCTATTCGAGtggctcctccttcctctcttctccctctctcgctccctctctctctcccgctccttcactcgctccctctctttctccttctccttctcgcgctctttctccttctccttctctttctcctcctcttccaactTGCGCttagtctccctctcctccctctcacgctCCCAGTCCTTGCTTTCTAGCTCTCCCTTGTCTTCTCCGGCGGGGTCTTCGGATCGCCGATTCAACTTCTCCTTAACAGAAAATCATTCATTCATCATTCATGATGAACAATTAAATTATATGACCGAATGTTTTTCTGCATCAGCAATATCAACATACTGGTCTTTCAAAACAGCAACAGTCAAAATGATTAAATTATACTTCCTTTTCATGGGTATTAAAGCATACAGTACAACAAATGGCATATATGGAATCTTGACAAACAAACATTGACTTGGGAGTGAACAATCCTTCAAACCTTACCTTGAGCTCCTCCACAGTGGATTTGATCTTGGCGTAGCCCATGTGCTGCTTGCCCATCAGGTGGTCATCCACCCGGGACTGGGCGTCTCCCACAATGAGGAACGCCCCGCACACCTCACACACCTCCATCTGTTTCTCCTGGGCCGCAAAGGTCTCAATCGTCTGGAATCAATCAGGATAACTTTTAGTTTTACAAGTACAGTACTTTCAACCAAAAATGCATTCCTCCCCGGGTGTTCACAGTATTGAATTCATACTAAAGGCTTACTAAATAGATAACTGAGTTGATCTCAATGCTGATGGAGTGAGAAAGAACCGGGAGTAACTCACCGAGGGGGTGGAGCTGAGCAGCTCTCGCTCATCCTTTAGCTGTTCCACCAGTTTCATCATCCCCTGGGCCTCCTCCACTCTGCCCTCAGAGCCCAACTCCTCGATCTGAACACAGTACATACAAACGGCAACTTTGTTGACATAGAAAACAACTTACTCACTCCAGAGTATGTGTCCTGCATGAATGTAGGCCTTCACATGATGGATGCATGTACACTACatttcaaaagtttgtggtcacttagaaatgtccttgtttttgaaagaaaaaataaaagcaaacaatgtctacactgtatttctgaccaatttgatgtaattttattgGACCAAGAACTAGGACATTTCtaggtgaccccaaacttttgaacggtagtgtagggtccatgtacagttgaagtcagaagtttacatacaccttagccaaatacatttaaaatcagtttcacaattcctgacatttaattatag includes the following:
- the LOC139421579 gene encoding luc7-like protein 3 isoform X4; this translates as MLSAAQLLDELMGRDRNLAPDEKRCNVRWDHETTCKYYLCGFCPAELFTNTRSDLGPCEKIHDENLRKMYEKSSRFMKEGYERDFLRYLQSLLAEVERRIRRGHARLALSQAQQAAGGPGGPVGKNEEKATVLTEKIEDLVMQIEELGSEGRVEEAQGMMKLVEQLKDERELLSSTPSTIETFAAQEKQMEVCEVCGAFLIVGDAQSRVDDHLMGKQHMGYAKIKSTVEELKKLNRRSEDPAGEDKGELESKDWEREREERETKRKLEEEEKEKEKEKEREKEKEKERERVKEREREREREREKRGRRSHSNSRHSSRASDRKRSRSRERRRSRSKERERKRSRSRDRDRERRRSRERSDRKRRSRSRERKRSRSSERKSHRHRSRSRDKDRTSRDKERKEPEERRSSSKKDEVLEDDKPSSDVAKPGPVETEAPASTLGLALLARVNGAAQDELHSEGDTQSN
- the LOC139421579 gene encoding luc7-like protein 3 isoform X3, with the translated sequence MLSAAQLLDELMGRDRNLAPDEKRCNVRWDHETTCKYYLCGFCPAELFTNTRSDLGPCEKIHDENLRKMYEKSSRFMKEGYERDFLRYLQSLLAEVERRIRRGHARLALSQAQQAAGGPGGPVGKNEEKATVLTEKIEDLVMQIEELGSEGRVEEAQGMMKLVEQLKDERELLSSTPSTIETFAAQEKQMEVCEVCGAFLIVGDAQSRVDDHLMGKQHMGYAKIKSTVEELKEKLNRRSEDPAGEDKGELESKDWEREREERETKRKLEEEEKEKEKEKEREKEKEKERERVKEREREREREREKRGRRSHSNSRHSSRASDRKRSRSRERRRSRSKERERKRSRSRDRDRERRRSRERSDRKRRSRSRERKRSRSSERKSHRHRSRSRDKDRTSRDKERKEPEERRSSSKKDEVLEDDKPSSDVAKPGPVETEAPASTLGLALLARVNGAAQDELHSEGDTQSN
- the LOC139421579 gene encoding luc7-like protein 3 isoform X2, with protein sequence MLSAAQLLDELMGRDRNLAPDEKRCNVRWDHETTCKYYLCGFCPAELFTNTRSDLGPCEKIHDENLRKMYEKSSRFMKEGYERDFLRYLQSLLAEVERRIRRGHARLALSQAQQAAGQGPGGPVGKNEEKATVLTEKIEDLVMQIEELGSEGRVEEAQGMMKLVEQLKDERELLSSTPSTIETFAAQEKQMEVCEVCGAFLIVGDAQSRVDDHLMGKQHMGYAKIKSTVEELKKLNRRSEDPAGEDKGELESKDWEREREERETKRKLEEEEKEKEKEKEREKEKEKERERVKEREREREREREKRGRRSHSNSRHSSRASDRKRSRSRERRRSRSKERERKRSRSRDRDRERRRSRERSDRKRRSRSRERKRSRSSERKSHRHRSRSRDKDRTSRDKERKEPEERRSSSKKDEVLEDDKPSSDVAKPGPVETEAPASTLGLALLARVNGAAQDELHSEGDTQSN
- the LOC139421579 gene encoding luc7-like protein 3 isoform X1, giving the protein MLSAAQLLDELMGRDRNLAPDEKRCNVRWDHETTCKYYLCGFCPAELFTNTRSDLGPCEKIHDENLRKMYEKSSRFMKEGYERDFLRYLQSLLAEVERRIRRGHARLALSQAQQAAGQGPGGPVGKNEEKATVLTEKIEDLVMQIEELGSEGRVEEAQGMMKLVEQLKDERELLSSTPSTIETFAAQEKQMEVCEVCGAFLIVGDAQSRVDDHLMGKQHMGYAKIKSTVEELKEKLNRRSEDPAGEDKGELESKDWEREREERETKRKLEEEEKEKEKEKEREKEKEKERERVKEREREREREREKRGRRSHSNSRHSSRASDRKRSRSRERRRSRSKERERKRSRSRDRDRERRRSRERSDRKRRSRSRERKRSRSSERKSHRHRSRSRDKDRTSRDKERKEPEERRSSSKKDEVLEDDKPSSDVAKPGPVETEAPASTLGLALLARVNGAAQDELHSEGDTQSN